The Triplophysa rosa linkage group LG25, Trosa_1v2, whole genome shotgun sequence genome window below encodes:
- the LOC130549225 gene encoding mucin-2-like — MTPPTTTPPTTTTPTAAPATTPPATTPTPPATTTPTPPATMTPPTTTPPASTTSPTTPPPATTTSTTTTPPATTTPPTATPPVTMTLPTTTPPTTTTTPPATTTLPTTTPLATTTPTPEPATTKPPASTPTPPATTTPTPSSTTTPPASTTSPTTTHLATTTPPIATTPITMTPPTATPPTTTTPTPAPATTPPATTPTPPATTTSPATTTPTPPASTTSATTTRPATTTPPTATPPIMMTPPTATPPTTSTPTPAPATTPPAIIPTPPATTTPPATTTPPTTTPPATTTPTPPASTTSPATTPPATTPTPPATMTPPTSPTPATTTPTPPTTTTSPTTTPPATMTPPITTPPLTMTPPTTTPPTTTTPTPAPATTPPATTPTPPTTTTPPTTTPPATTTPNPPASTTSPTTTHLATKTPPIATTPITMTPPTATPPTTTTPTPPATTTPTPPATMTPPTTTPPASTTSPTTPPPATTTPPTTTPPATKTPTPPTTTTPPTTTTPPASTTAPATTTTPTPPASTTSPTTTPPATMTPSTATPASAGPTITISALTTTSSTTITTFAPPTTAVPTTTTTAPTTTAVPTTTTTAPTTSPVPSAPTALTTVAEPSAPTALTTAGEPTITTTVPTTTPNALTIIPVPTTTTTAQTTTAIQTIITAPTTAVPTSTALTTTSSTTITAFAPPPTAVPTSITAATTAVPTATAATTTPVPTTTSVEPATTTTAATTITTIAPTTTNTAPTSSVATTTMNALTITPVTTTISKQTTTTPAITTSETAIKEPRITASKTTTPHSSATTNSALTTTFQTSTDLSSTTTSQTMIATITTTASQTTDSSTITSTTATLTTTNFSLITTNSQQKTTTQLQTTKIVTTAAPSIATTTLLTATQLKNINTSPSRIVPPTIITTPTTTTISNTPQLLTTTAYATVNVKFFGNLSTGQIKEHIDRLVKIIESRFNGAIKITVKKPV; from the exons ATGACCCCGCCAACAACAACACCTCCTACGACAACGACCCCAACTGCTGCACCGGCAACAACACCTCCTGCAACAACCCCAACTCCTCCTGCAACAACAACCCCTACTCCTCCCGCAACAATGACCCCGCCAACAACAACACCTCCTGCATCAACGACCTCACCAACAACACCACCTCCTGCAACAACGacctcaacaacaacaacacctccTGCAACCACGACACCACCAACAGCAACACCTCCCGTAACGATGACCCTGCCAACAACAACACCTCCTACGACAACAACAACACCTCCTGCAACAACAACCCTGCCAACAACAACACCTCTTGCAACAACGACTCCAACTCCTGAACCGGCAACAACAAAACCTCCTGCATCAACCCCAACTCCTCCTGCAACAACAACCCCAACTCCTTCCTCAACAACAACACCTCCTGCATCAACGACCTCACCAACAACAACACATCTTGCAACAACGACACCACCAATAGCAACAACTCCCATAACGATGACCCCGCCAACAGCAACACCTCCTACGACAACGACCCCAACTCCTGCTCCAGCAACAACACCTCCTGCAACAACCCCAACTCCTCCTGCAACAACAACATCTCCTGCAACAACAACCCCAACTCCTCCTGCATCAACGACCTCAGCAACAACAACACGTCCTGCAACAACGACACCACCAACAGCAACACCTCCCATAATGATGACCCCGCCAACAGCAACACCTCCAACGACATCGACCCCAACTCCTGCACCAGCAACAACACCTCCTGCAATAATCCCTACTCCTCCTGCAACAACAACACCTCCTGCAACAACAACCCCACCAACAACAACACCTCCTGCAACAACAACCCCAACTCCTCCTGCATCAACAACCTCACCAGCAACAACACCTCCTGCAACAACCCCCACTCCTCCCGCAACAATGACACCGCCAACATCACCAACTCCTGCAACAACAACCCCAACACCTCCTACAACAACGACCTCACCAACAACCACACCCCCTGCAACAATGACACCACCAATAACAACACCTCCTTTAACGATGACCCCGCCAACAACAACACCTCCTACGACAACGACCCCAACTCCTGCACCAGCAACAACACCTCCTGCAACAACCCCAACTCCTCCTACAACAACGACCCCGCCAACAACAACACCTCCTGCAACAACAACCCCAAATCCTCCTGCATCAACGACCTCACCAACAACAACACATCTTGCAACAAAGACACCACCAATAGCAACAACTCCCATAACGATGACCCCGCCAACAGCAACACCTCCTACGACAACAACCCCAACTCCTCCTGCAACAACAACCCCTACTCCTCCCGCAACAATGACCCCACCAACAACAACACCTCCTGCATCAACGACCTCACCAACAACACCACCTCCTGCAACAACGACCCCGCCAACAACAACACCTCCTGCAACAAAAACCCCAACACCTCCTACAACAACGACCccgccaacaacaacaacacctccTGCATCAACAACAGctcctgcaacaacaacaaccccAACTCCTCCTGCATCAACGACCTCACCAACAACAACACCTCCTGCAACAATGACACCATCAACTGCAACACCTGCTTCTGCTGGTCCAACAATTACAATTAGTGCACTAACAACAACTTCTTCAACAACAATTACAACTTTTGCACCACCAACAACTGCTgtaccaacaactacaactactgcaccaacaacaaCCGCTgtaccaacaactacaactactgcaccaacaacatCTCCTGTACCAAGTGCACCTACTGCACTAACAACAGTTGCTGAACCAAGTGCACCTACTGCACTAACAACAGCTGGTGAACCAACAATTACAACTACTGTACCAACAACTACACCTAATGCACTAACAATAATTCCTgtaccaacaactacaactactgcacaaACAACTACTGCTATACAAACAATTATAACTGCACCAACAACTGCTGTACCAACAAGTACTGCACTAACAACAACTTCTTCAACAACAATTACAGCTTTTGCACCACCACCAACTGCTGTACCAACAAGCATAACTGCAGCAACAACTGCTGTACCAACAGCtacagcagcaacaacaactcCTGTACCAACAACTACAAGTGTTGaaccagcaacaacaacaactgctgcaacaacaataacaactattgcaccaacaactacaaatACTGCACCAACATCTTCTGTGGCAACAACTACAATGAATGCACTAACAATAACTCctgtaacaacaacaatttcTAAACAAACAACTACAACTCCTGCAATAACAACTTCAGAAACAGCAATTAAAGAACCAAGAATAACAGCTTCGAAAACAACAACACCACATTCATCAGCAACAACAAATTCAGCACTAACCACAACTTTCCAAACATCAACTGATTTATCATCAACAACAACTTCTCAAACAATGATTGCgacaataacaacaacagctTCACAAACAACAGATTCAtcaacaataacttcaactactgCAACTTTAACTACTACTAATTTTTCATTAATTACAACAAATTCTCAACAAAAAACAACTACCCAACTCCAAACGACTAAAATTGTAACAACTGCTGCACCATCAATCGCTACAACTACTCTATTGACAGCCACTCaactaaaaaacataaacacttCTCCATCAAGAATTGTTCCACCAACAATTATAACTACACCCACAACCACTACAATTTCAAACACTCCACAATTACTAACAACGACTGCTTATGCAACTGTCAATGTCAAATTCTTTGGTAACCTGAGCACTGGTCAAATCAAGGAACATATTGACAGg CTTGTCAAGATCATTGAAAGTCGTTTTAATGGGGCCATCAAGATTACTGTGAAGAAACCTGTTTAA